From Triticum urartu cultivar G1812 chromosome 2, Tu2.1, whole genome shotgun sequence, a single genomic window includes:
- the LOC125534228 gene encoding auxin-responsive protein SAUR36-like has translation MPNIGMPIFGSKPIMLQVCQVPSPCQLRASSSKRTNAPPVARRSQERQRNMCNVITIPSVAWLRRAVRRWRARRSTSATVPSGHAAVCAEGARFMVRLAHLSHPAFLELLRQAEEEYGFPSGASGPVALPCDEHRLRDVLRRVSSSSHSEEPRRSTFCRRRRGDSRPLLQEIAFP, from the coding sequence ATGCCAAACATTGGCATGCCAATTTTTGGCAGCAAACCAATTATGCTCCAAGTCTGCCAGGTGCCGAGTCCCTGCCAGCTGAGAGCTAGCAGCAGCAAGCGAACCAACGCACCCCCGGTCGCTCGCCGGAGCCAAGAAAGGCAACGCAACATGTGCAACGTCATCACGATCCCGTCGGTAGCGTGGCTGCGCCGCGCCGTGCGCCGGTGGCGGGCCCGCCGCTCCACCTCCGCTACGGTTCCGTCGGGGCACGCCGCGGTCTGCGCGGAGGGCGCGCGGTTCATGGTGCGGCTGGCGCACCTGAGCCACCCGGCTTTCCTGGAGCTGCTCCGGCAGGCGGAGGAGGAGTACGGCTTCCCGTCCGGCGCCTCCGGCCCCGTCGCGCTCCCCTGCGACGAGCACCGCCTCCGCGACGTCCTCCGCCGCGTCTCTTCGTCGTCCCACTCCGAGGAGCCCCGCCGCTCCACcttctgccgccgccgccgcggcgacTCGCGGCCGCTGCTGCAGGAGATCGCCTTCCCGTGA